From Polaribacter butkevichii, a single genomic window includes:
- a CDS encoding DUF3817 domain-containing protein — translation MKNIFRLVSILEGISYLLLLFIATPIKYIQGDATYVKMLGMPHGILFMLYVVLAIVIKKEMNWSNKTLGIVLVASVIPFGTFYIDKKYCQK, via the coding sequence ATGAAAAACATCTTTAGACTTGTAAGCATCTTAGAAGGGATTTCTTACTTATTATTGTTATTTATAGCAACACCAATTAAGTATATTCAGGGTGATGCAACTTATGTAAAAATGTTAGGAATGCCTCATGGTATTCTTTTTATGTTATATGTTGTTTTAGCTATTGTAATTAAAAAAGAAATGAATTGGAGTAACAAAACTTTAGGAATTGTTTTAGTTGCCTCTGTAATTCCTTTTGGTACTTTTTATATTGATAAAAAATATTGTCAAAAATAA
- a CDS encoding MoaD/ThiS family protein, producing the protein MKIQILFFGITTDLVGASNLDLEITDALTVVGFKNFLKEEYPELKNINSYAIAVNESYAADELALKEGDVIAVIPPVSGG; encoded by the coding sequence ATGAAAATTCAAATACTTTTTTTCGGGATTACAACAGATTTAGTAGGTGCTTCAAATTTAGATTTAGAAATTACTGATGCTTTAACAGTTGTAGGTTTTAAGAATTTTTTGAAGGAAGAATATCCGGAGTTAAAAAATATCAATTCTTATGCTATTGCCGTAAATGAAAGTTATGCGGCAGATGAGTTAGCCTTAAAAGAAGGCGATGTAATTGCTGTAATTCCGCCAGTTAGCGGAGGGTAA
- the ruvA gene encoding Holliday junction branch migration protein RuvA, translated as MITQIRGRLVEKNPTEVVVDCNGVGYLLHISLNTFSSLPDDEAVVLYTHLSIREDAHTLFGFISKTEREVFKLLISVSGVGPSIARTMLSSMTSEEIQHAIASENVPLIQSVKGIGIKTAQRVIVDLKDKILKTFNIDEVSTFTSNTSKDEALSALEVLGFNKKQSEKVISNILKENPEATVENLIKLALKNL; from the coding sequence ATGATTACACAAATTAGAGGGAGGTTGGTAGAAAAAAATCCAACAGAAGTTGTAGTAGATTGCAACGGAGTTGGTTATTTATTACATATTTCTCTAAACACTTTCTCTAGTTTACCAGATGATGAAGCGGTTGTTTTATACACACATTTATCTATAAGAGAAGATGCACACACCCTTTTTGGATTTATTTCTAAAACAGAAAGAGAAGTTTTTAAACTATTAATTTCTGTTTCTGGCGTTGGGCCAAGTATTGCAAGAACCATGTTATCTTCTATGACATCAGAAGAAATACAACATGCAATTGCATCAGAAAACGTACCATTAATACAATCGGTAAAAGGAATTGGTATAAAAACAGCACAAAGAGTAATTGTTGATTTAAAAGATAAAATTTTAAAAACTTTTAATATTGATGAAGTTTCTACATTTACAAGCAATACCAGTAAAGATGAAGCGTTATCTGCTTTAGAGGTTTTAGGTTTTAATAAAAAACAGTCTGAGAAAGTAATCTCTAACATTTTAAAAGAAAACCCCGAGGCCACCGTAGAAAATTTAATAAAACTAGCCTTAAAAAATTTATAA
- a CDS encoding DUF5686 and carboxypeptidase regulatory-like domain-containing protein → MKYFAFLLIFFTSLSALSQVKGRITDTKNNPLSFVSIYLNKTVTGTTSNDSGEYVLNVTKKGKQTIVFQILGYKTVKKKVNITAFPFELNIQLEEEDVQLAEFSISTKDNPANRIIKNVIANKEKNTDKYAKYTAKFYSRGLYKIKDAPEKFLGQNLGDFGGGLDSTRSGIIYLSETVSEIHFQKKPKKFKEKIIASKVSGEDNGISFNRAEDANINFYNNSVTFGNDLISPISTNAFSYYKFQLEGTFYEKSGKLINKIKIIPKRKNDRVFNGYLYIVEDDWALYGADVSVTGAQVNIPIVDVLYLKQNYNHSSENDAWVLISQSIDFKVDGFGFKLDGRFSSGYSDYNFNPTYHKDTFTNEVLSFEKEATEKDTVYWNALRPVPLTLEETLDYKFKDSLKLVRKSKKHLDSVDKKQNKFNLLSPIMGYTHRNSYKKWSVSYDGLIDDFSFNTVQGFNTSLGVSFFKEQNDKGKWWNAGVKANYGLSEKRLRPTFFFTKKWNDISRPRMTISGGVTTAQFNDRNPIMKLNNTISSLVRRLNYLKIYEKEFAKISYSEEIKNGFYLSSSLEYANRKPLFNTTDYSFASKDNNGGYKSNNPLDRNDFDNAAFTAHKMATLNVKGTFVFGQKYLSYPDSKFNVGNPKFPTVSVTYTKKFEATNSELNSDLFRINVRQDIDAGNYGKFVYNVKGGVFLEKKNIPFMDLLQANGNRLLFPLDGELNSFGLLEYYKFYTNDRYAEAHVEHNFKGAILGKIPLLNKLNFHLVGGAKTLIMADKKPYTEYSVGLDNIGIGKWRLLRIDYVKSFHAGIKSNGLLFRLTMF, encoded by the coding sequence ATGAAATATTTTGCTTTTTTACTCATTTTTTTTACCTCTTTATCGGCTTTATCACAAGTAAAAGGAAGGATTACCGATACCAAAAACAACCCTTTATCATTTGTAAGTATTTATTTAAATAAAACGGTAACAGGCACAACTTCTAATGATAGTGGAGAGTATGTTTTAAATGTTACTAAAAAAGGAAAGCAAACAATTGTTTTTCAAATTTTGGGGTATAAAACCGTAAAAAAGAAAGTGAATATTACTGCTTTTCCTTTTGAATTAAATATTCAATTAGAAGAAGAAGATGTACAATTAGCGGAGTTTTCTATTTCTACAAAAGACAATCCTGCAAATAGAATTATTAAAAATGTAATAGCTAATAAAGAGAAGAATACAGATAAGTATGCAAAGTATACGGCTAAATTTTATTCTCGTGGTTTGTATAAAATAAAGGATGCACCAGAAAAATTTTTAGGTCAGAATTTGGGTGATTTTGGTGGTGGATTAGATTCTACTAGAAGCGGAATTATTTATCTTTCGGAAACTGTTTCTGAAATCCATTTTCAGAAAAAACCTAAAAAGTTTAAAGAAAAAATTATTGCTTCTAAAGTTAGTGGAGAAGATAACGGAATTAGTTTTAACAGGGCAGAAGATGCCAATATCAATTTTTATAATAACAGTGTAACGTTTGGTAACGATTTAATTTCACCCATTTCTACCAATGCTTTTAGTTATTACAAATTTCAATTAGAAGGTACTTTTTATGAAAAAAGCGGAAAACTAATCAACAAAATAAAAATTATTCCTAAAAGAAAGAATGACCGAGTTTTTAATGGTTATTTATATATTGTAGAGGATGATTGGGCTTTGTATGGTGCCGATGTTTCGGTAACGGGTGCGCAAGTAAATATCCCTATTGTAGATGTTTTATATTTAAAGCAAAATTATAATCATTCCTCAGAAAATGATGCTTGGGTTTTAATTAGCCAAAGTATCGATTTTAAAGTAGATGGTTTTGGTTTTAAGTTAGATGGTCGTTTTTCTTCTGGATATTCCGATTATAATTTTAATCCTACGTATCATAAAGACACTTTTACTAATGAGGTTTTATCCTTTGAAAAAGAAGCAACAGAAAAAGATACGGTGTATTGGAATGCCTTAAGACCGGTTCCGTTAACGTTAGAAGAAACATTAGATTATAAATTTAAAGACAGTTTAAAACTTGTTAGAAAATCTAAAAAGCATTTAGATTCTGTAGATAAAAAGCAAAATAAGTTTAATTTATTGTCACCAATAATGGGGTATACTCATAGAAATTCTTATAAAAAATGGTCTGTTTCTTATGATGGATTAATAGATGATTTTAGCTTTAATACCGTGCAAGGTTTTAACACCTCTTTAGGGGTGAGTTTTTTTAAAGAACAAAATGATAAAGGAAAATGGTGGAATGCAGGTGTAAAGGCTAATTATGGTTTGTCAGAAAAACGCTTAAGACCAACCTTCTTTTTTACTAAAAAATGGAATGATATTTCGAGACCAAGAATGACTATTTCTGGGGGAGTTACTACTGCTCAGTTTAATGATAGAAACCCTATCATGAAGTTAAATAATACTATTAGTTCTTTAGTAAGGAGGTTAAATTATTTAAAGATTTATGAAAAAGAGTTTGCTAAAATAAGTTATTCAGAAGAAATTAAAAATGGTTTTTATCTGTCATCATCTTTAGAATACGCAAATAGAAAGCCTTTATTTAATACTACAGATTATTCGTTTGCTTCGAAAGATAATAATGGAGGCTATAAATCTAATAATCCTTTAGATAGAAATGATTTTGATAATGCAGCATTTACAGCGCACAAAATGGCGACTCTAAATGTAAAAGGGACTTTTGTTTTTGGGCAGAAGTATTTGTCTTATCCAGATAGTAAATTTAATGTAGGTAATCCTAAATTTCCGACTGTTAGTGTTACCTATACTAAAAAGTTTGAAGCGACTAACTCTGAGTTGAATTCAGATTTGTTTCGTATTAATGTGAGGCAAGATATTGATGCCGGAAATTACGGAAAGTTTGTGTATAATGTAAAAGGAGGTGTTTTTTTAGAAAAGAAAAATATTCCTTTTATGGATTTGTTGCAAGCTAATGGAAATCGTTTGCTATTTCCTTTAGATGGAGAGTTAAATAGTTTTGGTTTGTTAGAGTATTATAAGTTTTATACAAATGATAGGTATGCAGAAGCGCATGTAGAACATAACTTTAAAGGAGCAATTTTAGGTAAAATTCCGTTGCTAAATAAATTGAATTTTCACTTAGTGGGTGGAGCAAAAACGTTAATTATGGCCGATAAAAAACCGTATACAGAATATTCTGTAGGATTAGATAATATTGGTATAGGGAAATGGCGCTTGTTAAGAATAGATTATGTAAAATCTTTTCATGCAGGAATTAAAAGTAACGGTTTGTTGTTTCGATTGACTATGTTTTAA
- a CDS encoding NADP-dependent malic enzyme — protein MSDSRKRHEALLYHAKPKPGKIEVVPTKKYATQHDLGLAYSPGVAEPCLEIEKDKNNAYKYTAKGNLVAVISNGTAVLGLGDIGPDASKPVMEGKGLLFKIFADIDVFDIEVDATDVELFIQTVKAIAPTFGGINLEDIKAPEAFEIERRLKEELDIPVMHDDQHGTAIISAAALKNAIDITNKDISKVKIVVNGAGAAAISCTLLYLKLGVKKENVVMCDSKGVIRKDRGNLTPQKAEFATDKDLNTLEEAMHNADVFIGLSKGNVVSPEMLLSMAKDPIVFAMANPVAEIEYDLAVATRKDIIMATGRSDYPNQVNNVLGFPFIFRGALDVRATKINEEMKMAAVHALADLAKKSVPEQVNIVYDEVSLAYGREYIIPKPFDPRLIYEIPPAIAKAAMDSGVALQPIQDWHKYREELMERSGSGSKEVRLLHNRAKSNKKRIVFAEADHLDVLKAAQRVHDEKIGKPILLGRKEVILALKEEIGFTANVPIIDPKTDEETERRERFGNIYWKNRRRKGRTLSEATKLMRERNYFAAMMVNEGEADALITGYSRPYPTVLKPILELIEKDKGITKIAATNLMLTKQGPLFLADTTINVNPSAKELVKISQMTGNFVKMFGMSPNMAMVSFSNFGSSSSETSKKISEAVSYLHRHFPDTVIDGELQADFALNPEMLAKEFPFSKLNGKKVNVLIFPNLESANITYKLLKQLNHAESIGPIILGLSKPVHILQLGSSVDEMVNMAALAAVDAQEKEKRNNK, from the coding sequence ATGAGCGATTCTAGAAAAAGACACGAAGCTTTATTATATCACGCAAAGCCAAAACCAGGAAAAATAGAAGTAGTTCCTACTAAAAAATACGCTACTCAACACGATTTAGGACTGGCATATTCACCAGGTGTTGCAGAGCCTTGTTTAGAAATAGAAAAGGATAAAAACAACGCATATAAATATACAGCAAAAGGAAACTTAGTAGCTGTAATTTCTAACGGAACTGCCGTTTTAGGCTTAGGTGATATTGGTCCAGATGCCTCTAAACCTGTTATGGAAGGAAAAGGACTACTCTTTAAAATATTTGCAGATATTGATGTTTTTGATATTGAAGTTGACGCAACTGATGTAGAACTTTTTATACAAACAGTAAAAGCAATTGCCCCTACTTTTGGAGGCATCAACTTAGAGGATATTAAAGCCCCAGAAGCTTTTGAAATTGAAAGAAGATTAAAGGAAGAATTAGACATTCCTGTAATGCACGATGACCAACACGGTACGGCAATTATTTCTGCTGCAGCATTAAAAAATGCCATAGACATTACAAACAAAGATATTAGCAAAGTAAAAATTGTTGTAAATGGCGCTGGAGCAGCGGCAATTTCTTGTACCCTATTGTATTTAAAACTAGGTGTAAAAAAAGAAAATGTTGTCATGTGCGACAGTAAAGGAGTTATTAGAAAAGATAGAGGTAATCTTACTCCACAAAAAGCAGAATTTGCAACAGACAAAGACCTAAATACTTTAGAAGAAGCCATGCATAATGCAGATGTTTTTATTGGGCTATCTAAAGGAAACGTTGTTTCTCCAGAAATGCTTTTGTCTATGGCAAAAGACCCAATAGTGTTTGCAATGGCAAACCCTGTTGCAGAAATAGAATACGATTTAGCGGTTGCTACAAGAAAAGATATTATTATGGCAACAGGTAGATCTGACTACCCAAACCAGGTGAATAATGTACTTGGATTTCCATTTATTTTTAGAGGTGCTTTAGATGTTAGAGCTACTAAAATTAATGAAGAAATGAAAATGGCTGCAGTACATGCCTTAGCAGACTTAGCTAAAAAATCTGTTCCAGAGCAAGTAAATATTGTGTATGATGAAGTAAGTTTAGCTTATGGTAGAGAATATATTATTCCAAAACCTTTTGACCCAAGATTAATTTATGAAATTCCACCAGCCATTGCAAAAGCAGCGATGGATTCTGGTGTTGCTTTACAACCAATACAAGATTGGCATAAATACCGAGAAGAATTAATGGAACGCTCTGGTTCTGGAAGTAAAGAAGTAAGACTTTTACACAACAGAGCAAAAAGTAATAAAAAACGCATTGTTTTTGCAGAAGCAGACCATTTAGATGTTTTAAAAGCAGCACAAAGGGTGCACGATGAAAAAATTGGTAAACCGATATTATTAGGACGCAAAGAAGTAATTTTAGCATTAAAAGAAGAAATTGGTTTTACAGCAAATGTGCCAATTATAGACCCAAAAACCGATGAAGAAACAGAACGAAGAGAGCGTTTTGGAAATATTTATTGGAAAAACAGAAGACGTAAAGGACGTACTCTATCCGAGGCTACAAAATTAATGAGAGAGCGTAACTACTTTGCTGCAATGATGGTAAATGAAGGAGAAGCAGATGCATTAATTACAGGGTATTCTAGACCTTATCCAACAGTTCTAAAACCAATTTTAGAATTGATTGAAAAAGACAAAGGAATTACCAAAATTGCTGCAACCAACTTAATGTTAACGAAACAAGGTCCGTTATTTTTAGCAGATACCACCATCAATGTAAACCCTTCTGCGAAAGAATTGGTTAAGATATCACAAATGACAGGTAACTTTGTAAAGATGTTTGGTATGTCTCCAAATATGGCAATGGTTTCTTTTTCTAACTTTGGATCTTCTAGTTCTGAAACTTCAAAGAAAATTAGTGAGGCGGTTTCTTATTTACATCGTCATTTTCCAGATACAGTTATAGATGGTGAATTACAAGCAGATTTTGCTTTAAACCCAGAAATGCTAGCAAAAGAATTTCCATTTTCTAAACTAAATGGTAAAAAAGTAAATGTTTTAATTTTCCCTAACTTAGAATCGGCAAACATTACCTATAAATTATTAAAACAATTAAACCACGCAGAATCTATTGGCCCTATCATTTTAGGATTAAGTAAACCTGTACATATTTTGCAATTGGGTTCTAGTGTAGATGAAATGGTAAATATGGCTGCTTTGGCTGCTGTAGACGCCCAGGAAAAAGAAAAAAGAAACAACAAATAA